Within the Chrysemys picta bellii isolate R12L10 chromosome 17, ASM1138683v2, whole genome shotgun sequence genome, the region attcagtgatgttgccccatggacaggtacaaggtcagacttggggtcacccatcaggagaaggggagcagggggtttattttactactgttttataatgcacctaatttttttattcacaggctccacctacagtgtctgtcactcttgtacctgggcccttctgggacaattctcgtctcatttacactggagccaatccaaagtgaatccaggccatccctcccagcctgcccatgactgctgtctgtggagatctAGCCAGGGAACAGCCTCACTCCGCCCTGGTTGGGCTGGTTTCCCGATTTCTTTGCTTCTGCGGAAACACTCccaatggcctttccccttccccatcctgcgCATGCTGCCCTGGTTGGGCAGATCCCGTCTGTGCAGGGCTTGCCCCTGTCACCTCCACCTTTCCACTCGGGATTTAGAGTAACCCAACAAATCCCCTTCTTTTATTAGCATTGTGtacaggccccactcagggaccagccccattgtgccaggtgccgtccacatacagaacagacagactctctctgtcccacagagctgcaatctgcctgcttcccgtctcccggcaggacccgctctttgctacggcttgggcctgcttccactgctccccgggggattggcagtttcactggctcaggctgcgctgccccttgctgcctcatccgagccagctcagacactgcctcatccgagccagctcagacactgcctggggctcttctgaaaggtctttgtgtaaaatcccaatgCAAGCCTCCACTTTGCCCCGAGATGCTCCccacggccacgggagacagagctcgcccctctccccccgggcggggattgtggctgggtcagTCTGGGCCCCCGAGAGTGAGATGTCAACACTGGGCTTCAGCGCCAAAGGGTTTGACCCGAGCCCtgctccagccgcagctccagagccaggacaagcgagggcaccttgggggggaggtgttacaggtgctgccggcgacctttacatccaaagccatctgtcctcatggcactggtctctccttgcaccccacacaaAGCTCCTGAAACCGGAGTAGTAAATGGAACGAATTTCCATTCACACAGAACCAAGGGcttagacctcaactgccttcagtgaagataacaaccttaattgctcacctcagggtggactgatttaaattaaagcctttaatcaccatgcagaaaaccttgctttgaatcctctattggaattgtgtttggcattcgtacttcagtcattttcctaaagacagggtaactttccttggtggggaaccatcacaatgtcgatttactgtgctgctttgtttgtttgctaaccagggggatacgtccttcctcggatacgaaatcctttcagccggcaccagccagaaaacaagtaggTAAACGTTTGACAGAACAGACAGAAAAACCTCACTGACAGACACCCGCATGGACGCtgtctacatgcatgtgtgaacTAGTCCAACCATGTGCCtaggttacaaagaagagaaaagcatttcagtcattaaaaactgaacagaaaacctgaccctgccagggagagtaacccacacatttacctgggatcttgctgtcagggcactacagaatggaagtgctgaggagaataatgcactcCCCAGAGACTGGCCTGGTCCAACTGTGAAAAGACCTTTTAGTCTTACCTCACCAGAGCCAGACCATAGGAAAGGACCAGTTCATGcggtctcatgttgccagaggtatccaggatttacagccaatcagatctgcagtgcaatccagagctaaaggcattctgtgtccaggcctatgtaagcgggggaatggtcccgctatcttggggacctttcctggctcatacactacccccgtggaattggctggcgaaaggatctgagtcctcgctcccactcccttcacccagaggcccgtctgactccaggacaccccttctactctcgtgtggcagagtcctcgtaacccagacaaggctgggcccaggattcctggggctcgacccccaatctggttgttgtacttaggacagggctcgggtgtctccactccggggtactctctctgctccggacgcttccctgatcatcgcatatagttcaaagcaaacacaagttattaaacagcaagtcattaaaaataaggagaaactggggaaggtgaaaggaaaagccgtcACCCCGTTCTGTGGCACGGGGACCCCAAACAACTgtggctggaatgtcagggcagttcacagtctgtccctcacacatcccaggcccctggccaggccctggctgtgctgcagggatgctgcgggttggacactcgCTCTGGCCACAGGCCCTCAGGGTCTAGGTGGCAGGGCCCCTCCCGCCCCGCGGGGGTTACAATACCCCTCCCAGTGcagcctgcaaggcctcttgactGGTGGGGTCTTCCTgtgctgggcccgctgcccaggcatcccctcactctgcccagctgttccccgcacctggctccagagggctccagccccagccccactctgcccccacacGGCTGCTGCTGGTCTGCCCCCCAtgcggctccctgggctgctcctctcccctgagcTCAGCCCTGGTCAGGTAGGGttgcgtccggggggaatttgtaaatcactcaaaatgtccgggatttccccactcccccggcagagcagagcgagcggctgggagggctgcaggaaagtcccgggctggactccggagcagctgtagaggagctccgccctgcattctgagacggcagctctcccctgcagcccggtccagcagcactgtgcagggccagggaccgggttttggtgtgctggggagcgcagccacgtgtccggctcgcacagagcccaacaccctgttctgagcagcagggtaagggggccagggggcaggagaaggggcagggaggttctggagggggcagtcaagaaacggggggggggtcgggagttcagggggtggcTTTTGGGGgcgagtggagaaagttttgggcagtcagggtacaggtagggggtagggtcctggggggcagttggggggtcttaggagggggcagttaggggacaaggaacagggagtcttaggtagggggtggggttctggagggcagttaggagcaggggtcccaggagggggcagtcaggggacaaggagcgggggggtggggggctgggagttctgggggggagctgtcagggggcaggagtggggagagggatcggagcagtcagaggacagggagcagaggggtttagatgggttgggagttctggggggggctgtcagggggtggggagtggttggatggggcgtgggagtcccaggggtctgtctgggggtgggggtgtggataagggttggggcagtcaggggacaagaggcagggaggcttagatagggggtggagtcctggggggcagttaggggcaggggtcccaggagggggcagtcaggggacaaggaacggggggagggttgggggttctggggggcgcgggaagtgggaggggcaggggcggggctagggcgggtcttctcccgtcctcttttttgcttgctgaaatatggtaaccctatggtcAGGCAGCTCCAGATCAcgcggaggacgggacccccactgagtgtggcattgggagcagcctctgatggtttactgtctatccggcttgcttcctagaatgaagacgcattgagtggggtgaggactagaaaggacaagaagactccattctggggttcaggaggtgaattcatccctcagtggtaggcaggtgctgggtggaaatactgctggttccaggtgcccttaattccccctgattcctcagggcgtttgagtctctgacaggttctcgttcccttgcagcaggaggacgtcacggccaaagtgatgcaccagctccgcatcatccggcacttgcgcaaGGTACCTGCGACACTGCAGGgtctgtgcctctgaggccatcagcaactcccgctccctgctgcaggtactgctctggctcactgtaaatggggagctagtggaaggggaaatggagccccctggcactcactaaaagggaaagtggtggattctccatctcttgatgtcattgaatgaagactagatgcctttctggaatgtgttttccaaaaaagtaactgttgtgctatacaggaagcccatgatatgcaggggcttagattagatgctctaaaggtctcttctggccataaagtctactaattttgttaaaactgagtgtagcgttgggagcagcctgtgatgttttactgtctagccggcttccttcctagaatgaacaggaaTTGAGTGCAgcgatccacagggagtagctcaaaccttgaAAGTGTCTGGTCAGCGGCAGGacaatagcacttcaggggaggggtgtgtgtcgcagtgacatcacaaaggccttttgcaggacctcagcctattggtcaaaggtggtggggaggtagtgatctcacagagagatgctgacatgagccaggcaggacaggggcgcagggccagggaaacctcagagacccctgtgacttagTTTCAGTAATTCtacttctcgaggtctctctttgagagagtattagggttgacgtaggtgagtgcgaggaggaacctctttcgagttttctcctttccttttactgattttactagaaaacagacttccctatttagaaggtaagagcctccaagaggttttggaacctgctcagtctgatccacctggtgccagctgaattctaggcatggaaaacactagttcaaggtggcagaattttataatccacctgggattttgtcccgtggaatcactggggacattagggtttgtccttttcgttttaccctttcctccatccctccttcctttctcttcatctcttaattcttttgtcctttctcctgttcccctcccaacaccaggagtggtgtgtgtgtgtgtgtgtgtgtgttgctgggggtgctcttcacctccccttatGGGAAGTTCAtacaaaactgtggggttgaaatagtgcttggactccactgacgcTCGATACTGCCATCCTGTGggttagcattagtgtctgggatgacttggggcaagatctcaacctctccgcaacccacttcactgcttccagaatccctcctgccccccctgctagagccgcctcctgcccaacctgggtgggggtagagaagagggttctgataacttgagttgtggtttggaggtggaacagctgtcaagggcactgatgGGGAGGTAGAAGGAGCTCACCTTacaaggagggggtttggcactggaggttactagaaaggacaagaagactccattctggggttcaggaggtgaattcatccctcagtggtgggcaggtgctgggtggaaatactgctggttccaggtgcccttattcccccctgattcctctgggcgtttgagtctctgacaggttctcgttcccttgcagcaggaggacgtcacggccaaagtgatgcaccagctccgcatcatccggcacttgcgccaggtgcctgagacactgcaggggctgtgcctctgaggccatcagcaactcccgctccctgctgcaggtactgctctggctcactgtaaatggggagctcgtggaaggggaaatggagccccctggcactcactgaaagggaaagtggtggattctccatctcttgatgtcactgaatgaaaactagatgcctttctggaatgtgtgtgcccaaaaagtaactactgtactatacaggaagcctatgatatgcagggggttagatgagatgctctaaagatctcttctggccataaagtctactaattttggaaacactgagtgtagcattgggagcagcctctgatgttttactgtctagccggcttgcttcctagaatgaagaggCGTTttgtggggtgatccacagagagtagctcaaaccttcaaagtgtcaggccagcagcagggcatgagcacttcagggttttggtgggtgtggcagtgacatcacaaaggccttttgcaggacatcatcctattggtcaaaggtgttagggaggtggtgacctcacagagaaatactgacatcagccaggcaggacaggggcgcagggccagggaaacctcagagacccctgtggctttgcttcagcaagtctccttctcgaggtctctctttgaggactgagagaatattagggttcacgtatgtgagtgcgagcaggagcctctttcgagttttctcctttccttttactgattttactagaaaacagacgtccctgtttagaaggtaagagcctccaagaggttttggaacctgctcagtctgatccatctggtgccagctgaattctaggcatggaaaacagtagttgaaggtggcagaatttcctttctcttcggcctggtctacactagcaggttatgtcgtatttagcagcgctaaatcgaattaactctgcacccgtccacacaacaaagctatttagttcgacatagaggtctcctaaattcgacttctgtactcctccccaacgaggggagtagtgctaaattcgacatggccatgtcgaattagggtaggtgtggatggaaatcgacgctaatagctcctggagctatcccacagtgcaccactctgttgacgctctggacagcagtccgagctcagatgctctgaccagacacacaggaaaagccccgggaaaatttgaatttcttttcctgtctgggcagtttgaatctcatttcctgtttggacatcgtggcgagctcagcagcactggcaacgatgcagagctctccagcagtgatggccgtgcaatctcagaatagaaagagggccccggcatggactgatcgggaagtcttggatctgatcgctgtgtggggcgatgagtctgtgctttcggagctgcgatcgaaaagacggaatgcaaagatctacgagaagatctccaaagccatgacagagaaaggatacagccgggatgcaacgcagtgccacgtgaaaatcaaggagctgagacaaggctaccagaagaccaaagaggcaaacggacgctccggatcccagccgcagacatgccgtttctacgaggcactgcattccatcctaggtgcggccgccaccactaccccaccactgaccgtggactctgagcatgggatattgtccacgcccgcttcctctgagatggtagtggacggggaagaagaggaaggagatgaggaggacgaggcagtcaacagcgcttacaacgctgatttcccagacagccaggatctcttcatcaccctcacagagatcccgtacCAGCCGTCCCCAGgagttaacccggacccagaatcaggggaagaaTCAGCCagtaagtggtttaaacatgtaaacatttattttgaaaagaatattaatattaactgtggctttttcatgattagattgtgctaggcacttaaagttctagtctttggcagtgcaactgctgcaaaaaaatctaacaatgtccggtatatcttgattgg harbors:
- the LOC135976299 gene encoding myb/SANT-like DNA-binding domain-containing protein 1, translated to MQSSPAVMAVQSQNRKRAPAWTDREVLDLIAVWGDESVLSELRSKRRNAKIYEKISKAMTEKGYSRDATQCHVKIKELRQGYQKTKEANGRSGSQPQTCRFYEALHSILGAAATTTPPLTVDSEHGILSTPASSEMVVDGEEEEGDEEDEAVNSAYNADFPDSQDLFITLTEIPYQPSPGVNPDPESGEESASKWFKHVNIYFEKNININCGFFMIRLC